The window AAAGTATTTGTTTTTAATCATTTTCATCATCTTATTCCTCCTGTTGCATATTCCAGATCATTTAAAGCAATATGATAAGCAAATAAAGCCTGCTGAAGTTCAATTTCACCATTGGATTTTTTTGTTTGCGCTTCAATGAGATCAGTTAATGATGCCATTCCCTCTTTGAATTTTGCGTTGATAGCGTCAAAGTTGATTTCCAGGTATTGCCTCTTTTTATCCGTAGCGTCAAAATTCTGTTTTTGCTCCAGGGCTTTATAATAATTCGATTTTACCTGTATAAAAATATTCTGCTTTATCTGTTTTATATTCTGCCTGACGCCTGCAAGGCCGGCTCTG is drawn from Elusimicrobiota bacterium and contains these coding sequences:
- a CDS encoding TolC family protein translates to LNFKNYEECKEKAVALRLDFQELVLQEKLAQKDVKGAYSEWLPSLSANGSYDLQGNTYPPGLDTWSAAVSLSVPIFKGGADYAKVKSARAGLAGVRQNIKQIKQNIFIQVKSNYYKALEQKQNFDATDKKRQYLEINFDAINAKFKEGMASLTDLIEAQTKKSNGEIELQQALFAYHIALNDLEYATGGIR